Proteins found in one Acidobacteriota bacterium genomic segment:
- a CDS encoding sulfur transferase domain-containing protein: protein MKRSFSLFLIILLASVATFSAVQTTATKPYVCPPCGCKQDDEVFEQPGNCPDCHMVLVEKTPEMDEVTSIRRFLRVDKDICTGGQPRLVQLAKLKAEGIKTIINLRPPDEHAGAKEEAKAKELGLRYFNIPVSFANPQDEQVEAFLKLTDDAANRPMFIHCAAAIRVGAFWMIRRVMRDGWTVEKAQEEAKKIGLTNQDWIDFAMDYLERHKK, encoded by the coding sequence ATGAAACGGAGTTTCAGTTTATTCCTGATAATTTTGCTTGCTTCAGTTGCAACTTTTTCCGCTGTACAGACGACCGCAACAAAGCCTTATGTTTGTCCACCGTGTGGTTGTAAACAGGATGACGAAGTTTTTGAACAACCGGGAAATTGTCCTGATTGCCATATGGTACTGGTTGAAAAAACTCCCGAAATGGATGAAGTGACTTCCATCCGCCGGTTCCTGCGCGTTGATAAAGACATTTGTACAGGCGGACAACCGCGTCTCGTGCAACTTGCGAAACTCAAAGCCGAAGGCATCAAAACCATCATCAATTTGCGCCCGCCCGATGAACACGCGGGTGCGAAAGAAGAGGCTAAAGCCAAAGAACTCGGCTTGCGCTATTTCAATATCCCTGTGAGTTTCGCCAATCCCCAAGATGAACAGGTCGAAGCGTTTTTGAAACTCACGGATGATGCAGCCAATCGCCCCATGTTTATTCATTGCGCGGCAGCAATTCGCGTCGGCGCGTTCTGGATGATTCGTCGCGTGATGCGCGATGGCTGGACGGTTGAAAAGGCGCAGGAAGAGGCAAAAAAAATCGGCTTGACCAATCAGGACTGGATTGATTTCGCGATGGATTATCTCGAACGACATAAGAAGTGA
- a CDS encoding PQQ-binding-like beta-propeller repeat protein — MKLQGKIRLWFFAGMLLELLIGGSPIVFAQSADWYQWGGATRNFKSPAKGLATNWPATGPKKLWQRALGDGYSAIAATDGKLFTMYRKGETEIVAALDAASGKTLWEYAYSAPFTKDYDMSNGEGPHATPLVIGNLIFTAGATSKFHCLNKQTGKPVWSHDLIKEFNGTTRVNGYSCSPLAYKHMVIMQVGGQGSAIIAFNQKDGAVVWKKHDFKNSTSSPLIINVGGEEQLIAFMFDDIVGVNPTTGDLLWSYKHTTDFGLNTSTPVWGDDDLLFVSSGYNGGSRVIKLIKNGAKTTPEEVWFSRSMRIHFSNCIRLGDIVYGSSGDFGPAFFTAVNVKTGKVLWRDRNIARSSFIYADGHFILLDEDGNLSLATPTDQGVNVLSKVSLTSTNSWTVPTLIGTTLYVRDRKNIMALDLK, encoded by the coding sequence ATGAAACTGCAAGGCAAAATACGGCTCTGGTTTTTCGCAGGGATGTTGCTGGAACTGTTGATTGGCGGAAGCCCTATCGTCTTTGCGCAATCGGCGGATTGGTATCAATGGGGCGGCGCGACCCGCAATTTCAAATCTCCGGCAAAAGGGCTTGCAACAAATTGGCCTGCGACGGGACCGAAAAAATTATGGCAACGCGCGCTTGGCGATGGCTATTCGGCGATTGCCGCAACCGACGGCAAACTCTTCACCATGTATCGCAAAGGTGAAACCGAAATCGTCGCGGCGCTCGATGCCGCAAGCGGAAAAACCTTGTGGGAATATGCCTACAGCGCGCCGTTTACGAAAGACTATGATATGTCGAACGGCGAAGGTCCACACGCGACCCCTTTGGTTATCGGCAATTTGATTTTTACCGCAGGCGCGACCAGCAAATTTCATTGCCTGAATAAACAGACAGGCAAACCTGTCTGGTCGCATGACCTGATTAAAGAATTCAATGGCACAACCCGCGTCAATGGCTATTCCTGTAGCCCGTTGGCTTATAAACATATGGTCATCATGCAGGTCGGCGGACAAGGCAGTGCCATCATCGCTTTCAATCAAAAAGATGGCGCGGTGGTCTGGAAAAAACATGATTTTAAAAATTCTACTTCGTCGCCCCTCATCATCAACGTCGGCGGCGAAGAACAACTCATCGCCTTCATGTTCGATGACATCGTTGGCGTCAATCCCACGACCGGCGACCTGCTTTGGAGTTATAAACACACAACGGACTTTGGTCTCAACACCAGCACACCGGTCTGGGGCGATGACGATTTGCTGTTCGTGTCGTCGGGTTATAACGGCGGCAGTCGCGTGATCAAACTTATAAAAAACGGCGCGAAAACCACACCGGAAGAGGTCTGGTTTTCGCGCTCCATGCGCATACATTTCAGTAACTGCATTCGCCTTGGTGACATTGTCTACGGGTCAAGCGGCGATTTCGGTCCGGCATTTTTTACGGCGGTGAATGTTAAAACCGGCAAGGTGCTCTGGCGCGACCGCAACATCGCGCGTTCGAGTTTCATTTATGCCGACGGGCATTTCATTCTGCTGGATGAAGACGGCAACTTGAGTTTAGCGACGCCGACCGACCAGGGCGTGAATGTGCTATCAAAAGTTTCGTTGACCTCGACCAACTCATGGACAGTGCCAACGCTTATCGGCACCACGCTTTATGTGCGTGACCGGAA